One part of the Candida albicans SC5314 chromosome R, complete sequence genome encodes these proteins:
- a CDS encoding ubiquinone biosynthesis protein (Ortholog(s) have role in ubiquinone-6 biosynthetic process and mitochondrial inner membrane localization), which produces MSSSLLLLSRTIKHNSIPIKKPLFTFTPTSTSTSRSISISTSSTCNIIRYYHSQDHININTIDNNNKIDDQILTTAIKYIPEYGFQSQCITKAIKELKYPDSMNSLFTFKKSESNQSLELQLMIHWLKLQRYNLEKYIEKNPTPGSSSSSSTSYEDRLIELINVRLSYNKPILNQLKTTGISQLILPYNLTQGLNELYLLSDDLAFYSGDESNDFSWYSKRLSIASIYVSSELFMLNDNTKDFELTQRFIKQRVYDLKKLSDGYNNIEQWLGFNGISFINLIKSQLTRG; this is translated from the coding sequence atgctgctgctgttgttgttattatcaCGTACAATCAAACACAATTCCATACCAATTAAAAAACCTTTATTTACATTTACACCAACATCCACATCCACATCCAGatctatttctatttctacTTCTTCTACTTGTAATATCATCCGTTATTATCATTCTCAAGATCatataaatattaatactattgataataataataaaattgatgatcaaatattaactacagcaattaaatatattccTGAATATGGGTTTCAATCTCAATGTATTACTAAAGCcattaaagaattgaaatatcCTGATTCAATGAATTCTCTTTTcacatttaaaaaaagtgaATCTAATCAATCATTGGAATTGCAATTAATGATTCATTGGTTAAAATTACAACGGtataatttagaaaaatatattgaaaaaaatccaaCCCCaggtagtagtagtagtagtagtaccCTGTATGAGGATagattaattgaattaattaatgttCGATTATCTTATAATAAACCgattttaaatcaattaaaaactACGGGAATCAGTCAATTAATCTTACCTTATAATTTAACTCAAGgattaaatgaattatatttattaagTGATGATTTAGCTTTTTATCTGGGAGATGAATCTAATGATTTTAGTTGGTATAGTAAACGATTAAGTATTGCTTCAATTTATGTTAGCTCAGAATTATTTATGTTGAATGATAATACaaaagattttgaattgacTCAACGGTTTATAAAACAAAGAGTttatgatttgaaaaaattaagtgatggttataataatattgaacaaTGGTTGGGATTTAATGGTAttagttttattaatttaattaaatctcAATTAACCAGAGGTTAA
- a CDS encoding uncharacterized protein (Ortholog of S. cerevisiae Pba1 that is involved in 20S proteasome assembly; upregulated in a cyr1 null mutant; contains a 5' UTR intron) produces the protein MKKKKFYKYRTQNSRGGGKLPKHKTLSLSSFSSSSSSFPFYYYLLLIINYNNYTTIMPITDPRISRHILTDEDESDEDEYYKQLRMVGNQDYQPTITIELNDNNMVTSTNANASGTANKIKSIIILPPNLSIIQTELIKLGLVKSIGSISIEFPDLYLHDSSNNITTNRRIRKEREIQAEIVHGNGNTNDNNHNTDMDYNYGDQLYRTVNKRENLNNRFYPELTIPIMYSNNEDEDGDVDIDEDSNSNSNGVAIITFPRFMNTKLYNLLSRKISITLNEWINNLNWIVLTPCQLNNNSETINKLIINKINPTNTHGFSILDQIPDLAPPHSFSGITASITSQLDLFNNINIIILFLNCEGSPGYEIFDNETIINICYILIQFLNLKNHDGDNYGDKFLNNISNAIRNVNRPSNSGMYI, from the exons atgaaaaaaaaaaaattctatAAATACCGAACTCAAAATTCAAGGGGGGGGGGCAAACTCCCAAAACACAAGACCCTTTCCctttcttccttttcttcttcttcttcttcttttcctttttattattatcttttactaattatcaattataacAATTACACAACAATA aTGCCAATTACTGATCCAAGAATTTCTCGTCATATATTGactgatgaagatgaatctgatgaagatgaatattataaacaattgCGAATGGTGGGAAATCAAGATTATCAACCAACTATAACcattgaattgaatgataataatatggTTACTAGTACTAATGCTAATGCTAGTGGTACTGCCAATAagattaaatcaataattataCTTCCACCAaatctttcaataatacaaactgaattaattaaattaggacttgttaaatcaattggatcAATTAGTATTGAATTTCCTGATTTATATCTTCATGattcttcaaataatattactactaatagaagaattagaaaagAACGAGAAATTCAAGCTGAAATTGTACATGGGAATGGCAATacaaatgataataatcataataCTGATATGGATTATAATTATGGTGATCAATTGTATCGGACGGTTAATAAACGagaaaatttaaataatagaTTTTATCCTGAATTAACCATTCCTATTATGTATAGCAACAATGAGGATGAGGATGGGGATGTCGATATCGACGAGgattccaattccaattccaatgGGGTGGCAATTATAACTTTCCCAAGATTTATGAATACAAAactttataatttattatcaagaaaaatttccaTCACATTAAATGAATggattaataatttaaattggATTGTTTTAACTCCTTGTCAactaaataataatagtgaaaccatcaataaattaatcatcaataaaatcaatccAACAAACACCCATGGTTTTTCCATTTTAGATCAAATTCCTGATTTGGCTCCACCTCATAGTTTTAGTGGAATTACGGCATCAATTACATCTCAATTagatttatttaataatattaatatcattatattatttttgaattgtgAAGGTTCACCAGGttatgaaatttttgataatgaaacaattattaatatttgttatatattaattcaatttttaaatttgaaaaatcatgatggtgataattatggtgataaatttttaaataatatatcTAATGCAATTAGAAATGTTAATCGTCCTTCAAATTCAGGAATGTATATTTGA
- the YKE2 gene encoding tubulin-binding prefolding complex subunit (Possible heterohexameric Gim/prefoldin protein complex subunit; role in folding alpha-tubulin, beta-tubulin, and actin; transcript induced by yeast-to-hypha switch; regulated by Nrg1, Tup1; Spider and flow model biofilm induced) has product MSINSINIHQPPPPSTPREQLEEFKLLKRKLDLLSLQYSQHQIKSNQLVSFRTQLETQYQESLIVKQEFDELNQQPTEEDTREQFEGDEQGYRIYKLIGPVLLPQDHDEAYLNVVKRVEFIEREIESIETKIKEQDKIIRGIKQQLSIQTKTLKEKRMQIEMIITKQ; this is encoded by the coding sequence ATGTCGATTAATTCGATTAATATTCatcaaccaccaccaccatcaacaCCACGTGAACAACTTGAAGAATTTAAATTGCTTAAACGGAAACTTGACCTTTTATCACTTCAATATTCACAACATCAAATTAAATCCAATCAATTAGTATCATTCAGAACTCAATTAGAAACTCAATATCAAGAGAGTTTAATTGttaaacaagaatttgatgaattaaatcaacaacccACAGAAGAAGATACTAGAGAACAATTTGAAGGTGATGAACAAGGTTATagaatttataaattaattggaCCAGTTTTATTACCACAAGATCATGATGAAGCTTATTTAAATGTTGTAAAAAGAgttgaatttattgaacGTGAAATTGAATCTATTGAAACTAAAATTAAGGAACAAGATAAAATTATTCGTGGaattaaacaacaattactGATTCAAACTAAAACattgaaagagaaaagaatGCAAATTGAAATGATAATAACTAAACAATAA